In the genome of Nocardioides seonyuensis, one region contains:
- a CDS encoding GNAT family N-acetyltransferase has translation MNIRPAVRGDVPVILQLVHALADYEREPDAVEATPDDLARALFPESGEAHTSCHVAEVDGEVVGMAVWFLTFSTWTGRNGIWLEDLFVLPEHRGTGLGKALLAALAQVCVERGLPRLEWTVLDWNTPSVEFYRSLGASPLAEWTTQRLVGDDLARLAGAAR, from the coding sequence GTGAACATCCGCCCTGCCGTCCGCGGCGACGTCCCCGTCATCCTCCAGCTGGTGCACGCGCTGGCCGACTACGAGCGGGAGCCCGACGCGGTCGAGGCCACGCCGGACGACCTGGCTCGCGCGTTGTTCCCCGAGTCCGGTGAGGCCCACACCTCCTGCCACGTCGCCGAGGTCGACGGCGAGGTGGTGGGGATGGCCGTGTGGTTCCTGACCTTCTCCACCTGGACCGGCCGCAACGGCATCTGGCTCGAGGACCTCTTCGTGCTGCCCGAGCACCGCGGAACAGGTCTCGGCAAGGCGCTGCTCGCGGCCCTGGCCCAGGTGTGCGTCGAGCGTGGCCTGCCCCGTCTGGAGTGGACGGTGCTCGACTGGAACACCCCGTCTGTGGAGTTCTACCGCTCGCTGGGCGCCAGCCCGCTGGCTGAGTGGACGACCCAGCGGCTGGTCGGCGACGACCTGGCCAGGCTGGCGGGGGCGGCACGATGA
- the gcvT gene encoding glycine cleavage system aminomethyltransferase GcvT has translation MAELRMSPLHERHEALGAKFSEFGGWSMPLEYPTGVVKEHTAVRSSVGIFDVSHLGKVMVSGPGAADFVNATLSNDLAKIRPGKAQYTLCLDDETGGIVDDLIAYWHDDEHVLLVPNAANTAEVVRRLRAEAPEGVEVVDHHEDYAVLAVQGTRSDEVLERVGLPTGHEYMSFVEAEFGTSGTGVVVCRTGYTGERGYELVVANSAALELWDELLSAGAEHDILPAGLGARDTLRTEMGYPLHGQDIGLDTNPVEAGLSWAVGWKKESFWGREAVARVKEEGPRRRLRGLIATGRGIPRPGMGVTLTQDVPLADITSGTFSPTLKKGIGLALIPTMVAEDAEVGVDVRGRREIFQLVKPPFVDTSVRES, from the coding sequence ATGGCTGAGCTCAGGATGTCTCCGCTCCACGAACGTCACGAGGCGCTCGGTGCCAAGTTCTCCGAGTTCGGCGGCTGGTCGATGCCGCTGGAGTACCCCACCGGCGTCGTCAAGGAGCACACCGCGGTCCGCTCATCGGTCGGGATCTTCGACGTCAGCCACCTGGGGAAGGTCATGGTGTCGGGCCCCGGGGCAGCCGACTTCGTCAACGCCACGCTCTCCAACGACCTGGCCAAGATCCGTCCCGGCAAGGCCCAGTACACCCTCTGCCTCGACGACGAGACCGGCGGGATCGTCGATGACCTGATCGCCTACTGGCACGACGACGAGCACGTGCTGCTCGTGCCCAACGCCGCCAACACGGCCGAGGTCGTCCGCCGGCTGCGCGCCGAGGCCCCGGAGGGTGTCGAGGTCGTCGACCACCACGAGGACTACGCCGTCCTCGCGGTGCAGGGCACGAGGTCCGACGAGGTCCTCGAGCGCGTGGGCCTCCCGACCGGCCACGAGTACATGTCCTTCGTGGAGGCCGAGTTCGGCACGTCCGGCACCGGGGTCGTGGTGTGCCGCACCGGCTACACCGGCGAGCGCGGCTACGAGCTCGTGGTGGCCAACTCCGCGGCGCTCGAGCTGTGGGACGAGCTCCTCTCCGCCGGTGCCGAGCACGACATCCTCCCCGCCGGGCTGGGCGCCCGCGACACGCTTCGCACCGAGATGGGCTACCCCCTCCACGGCCAGGACATCGGTCTCGACACCAACCCGGTCGAGGCCGGCCTCTCCTGGGCGGTGGGCTGGAAGAAGGAGTCCTTCTGGGGGCGCGAGGCAGTCGCCCGGGTGAAGGAGGAGGGCCCCAGGCGCCGGCTGCGGGGACTGATCGCCACCGGGCGCGGGATACCTCGACCAGGGATGGGCGTCACGCTCACCCAGGACGTGCCGCTGGCCGACATCACCTCGGGGACGTTCTCGCCGACCCTGAAGAAGGGGATCGGCCTGGCGTTGATCCCGACGATGGTCGCCGAGGACGCAGAGGTCGGAGTGGACGTGCGCGGACGCCGCGAGATCTTCCAGCTGGTCAAGCCGCCGTTCGTCGACACCTCCGTCCGGGAGTCGTGA